One genomic segment of Vulpes vulpes isolate BD-2025 chromosome 2, VulVul3, whole genome shotgun sequence includes these proteins:
- the TMEM92 gene encoding transmembrane protein 92 yields the protein MSDTWVPGLLPTLLLGLLTGPQQAAAKCGLFFTCPKGFKCCGDSCCQEYELFSSPLRIFVITFLIIIPLLCICCVAKRFCSNCGDQEQDPPVDREEPPDPPSIAPPERVRTSTFEPPPPYSEIILKPVLPPMEPPPPYSFMPEEHPGVPRGIDNPAF from the exons ATGTCCGACACCTGGGTCCCCGGCCTCCTACCCACCTTGCTGCTTGGCCTGCTGACGGGCCCCCAACAG GCTGCAGCCAAATGTGGGCTCTTCTT CACCTGCCCCAAAGGATTCAAATGCTGCGGTGACAGCTGCTGTCAAGAATATGAGCTCTTCTCCAGTCCTCTGAG GATTTTTGTCATCACCTTCCTCATCATCATACCCCTTTTGTGCATCTGCTGCGTGGCTAAGCGGTTCTGTAGCAACTGTGGAGACCAGGAGCAGGACCCCCCAGTGGATCGTGAGGAGCCCCCGGATCCGCCCTCTATTGCCCCCCCAGAGAGGGTCAGGACGTCCACCTTtgagcccccacccccctacAGCGAG ATCATTCTGAAGCCTGTCCTGCCCCCCATGGAGCCACCCCCTCCCTACAGCTTCATGCCTGAGGAGCACCCTGGGGTGCCCAGGGGCATCGACAACCCAGCCTTCTGA